The Natronolimnobius baerhuensis DNA segment CTGATCGGCCGCGACGAAGACGCACTGAGCGATGCCGCAGACCAACTCGGGTTCGACCGCACCGCGACCGATTGGGAGGACGTTGTCGATGACGTCGACGTCTTCTACAACCTCGGCCCGAACTTCGTCCACGCCGAGCCGTCCATCGCCGCCCTCGAGGCCGGCACACCCGTTTTCTGTGAAAAGCCACTCGCGCCGACGCTCGAGGCGGCCGAGGAGATGGCCGAGGCGGCCCAAAACGCCGGCTCGGACGTGCCTGCGGGCTGTGCCTTTAACTATCGGTTCGTTCCCGCCATCCAGTACGCCAAGGGGCTGCTCGAGGCGGGCGAACTCGGCGAGATTCACCATGTACGCGGCCAGTACTTACAGGATTGGCTGATCGATCCCGAAGCGCCCTGGTCGTGGCGCAACGACGAGGAGATGGCTGGCTCGGGTTCGCTCGGCGACCTCGGCGCACACACCATCGACCTGATTCGGTTCCTCGTCGGCGACGACGACCTCGCGGGCGACATCGACCGACTCAGCGGGCACCTCCAGACGTTCGTCGACGAACGCCCCGTTCCCGGCGCGGACGGCGGCGCACTCGACAGCGCTGGCGGTGACAGCACCGAAACGAAACCCGTCACCGTCGACGACGCCTACTCCGCCCAACTCGAGTTCGAAAACGGCGCAATGGGTGTTCTCGAGGCCTCGCGCTTCGCGAACGGGCACAAGAACGACCACTCCATCGAAATTCACGGCTCGAAGGGCAGCCTGAAGTTCTCGCTCGAGCGCCTGAACGAACTCGAGGTGCTGCGCGAGGACAGTCGCGGCTACGAGACGATTCTGGTCACGGACGAGGACGACCCCTACGTCGAGCACTGGTGGCCACCGGGCCACGTCATCGGCTGGGAGCACACGTTCGTCCACGAGAATTACGAGTTCCTCTCCGCCGTTGAGAACGGCGACGAGTTCAACCCGAGCTTCGAGGACGGCCTGGCCGTCCAGCGCGTGCTCAGCGCCATCGGGGACAGCGACGAGCGCGGCGAGTGGGTCACGCTCGAGTAATCAACTGCGTCGTTGCGAGTCGGTTTTTGGTTCTTGACTGAGTCAGTTATTGCGGCGGCCGCGCGACGCGCGTCTCGCGCGAGACGGCATCGACGTGGACGTGAACGCGTTCGTCCGCGAGTTCGACCGGGACGATCCAGGAGGCGCTGGTCCGATGAGGTTGCTCTGTGAGCGGTGCCTCGCGGTCGTAGCCCTCCGCCTCAAGTGCGTCGCGGGCGAGTCGTTCGGCCTCGTCGGCGTCCTCGATGCGGAGGTCTTCGGTCAGCCGAACGGTGACGACCGGCGTGTCGGACATGCGGACGACGCGTTCGGTGACGCTGCCCATCAGCACGCGGTCGAGGCCGGTCCGGCCCTGCGTTCCCATGATGACCATATCGATGTCGTGGGCGTCAGTATAGTCGAGAATTTCCTCGTGTGGAACGCCGTGCTCGACGGCTGTGACAACGTCGACGCCCGCGGCTTCGGCCTCGAGTTGGACGCGTTCGACGGCCCGGTGGGCGGCGGGCGTGGCCTCTTCGGCCTCGAGCGTGCCGAGTGGGCCTTCAGGGACAATCGAGAGCGCGTGGACAGTGGCACCGAACTGATCGGCGATGGCCAGTCCGTGTTCGATTGAGCGCCGCGTTCCATCGCTTCCGTCCGTCGGGATCAGCACGTCCTGATACATGTACCCATACTTCGGACTCGAGCATCATAAACTCGCAGCCAGAATCGGACGCCTGCGGGCTGATATCCTTACGCTGTCGCGAAATCGGCTGGCGAAATTGGCGTGCCACAGAACGGGCACCCACTCTCGAGGGTGGCGACACGCTCCGGGCGCTCGAGGGTGAGTTGCTGGACGCACTCCGGGCAGCGGAAGTGGTAGGGGCTCATAACAGCTACTAGTAGTCCTCACTCGGGCATAGCCCTGTAACCACGATATCAGGGCTGTTTACATACCACCCGCAATGGACGCTCCGGAGACGGAACGATTTATACAGGTCGCGTCTGACCCGCAAGTATGGAGGTTCACCACACGGCAGTGCGCGTCTCGGATCTCGAGGCAACGAAAGCGTTCTACGAGGACGGTCTCGGCCTCGAGTTCTCGAAGGAATTCACCACCGGCGACGGCGTTCGCAACTACTACGTCACCGGCGACGATCTCGAGACGGAGATTCAGTTCGCCTACGATCCGGACAGTGACGACGAGATCGAGCCCGACGGCATCGTTCACCTCGCGCTCCTCGTCGACGACGTCTCGGAGACGCTCGAGACACTCACCGAGCGAACCGATTGTGAGGTGCTGCGTGGTCCGATCACGGTCGACGCGGTCAACGCTCGCGCGGTCTTTGTCGAAGATCCGGACGGCTACGAAGTCGAGATTTTCGCCCACCTCGAGGAATAACAGGTTGTCGCCCTGCGGTCGTTACTCCTCGCTGCTCCGGACGAACGTCACGGGACACGGCGAGGACAGCAGCACTTCCTGTGCTGTCGAGCCGAAGACGGCCTTGCCAGTCGGCGAGCGCTTGCGGCCACCGACGACGACGCGGTCGGTGTCGGTCTCGCCCGCCAGATCGACGATTGTCGAGCCATGTTCGCCGACGGCACCACGGGTCTCGTAGTCGACGTCGTATTCATCGAGTGACGCCTTCAAGTCACGAATCGTCGAGTGTCGCGCTGCGACTTCGTCGGGATCGATTTCGTCGAGTTCGGTGTCGAACTCGAGGCGGTCGATCACCTCGTCGTACTCGTCGTCGGTGAAGACGTGTGCGAGGACGACGGTTGCATCGGCTGGCGCAGCGACTTCGACGACGGCTTCAGCGAGGTCGTCGATTCGGTCAGCATCTCCCGGTCCAACGGCCAACAAGACGGTTTCCAGTGTCATGGCTGTGCGTTTCTCGTGTACCGACGTAAATCCATGTGTCTCAGTCACACCGTTTGCAGATGCTTTTTCCACCTCGTCAACAACTAGTCGGTATGAACGGACCTGATCTCTCGGACCGAACAGTGCTCGTCACGGGAAGCGCCGGCGGCGTCGGTCGCGAACTCCTGCTCGCGATGGCCGACTGCGGCGCGAACACGGCCGTCCACTACCACTCGAGTGCCGATGCGGCCCGCGAGGTTGCCGACGACACACTCGAGCGCGGTGCAAACGACTCGATGACGGTGCAGGCCGATATCACCGACCCCGAAAGCGTCGACGGCCTCTTTGCCGCTGTCGAGTCCGAACTCGGTACTGTCGACGTACTCGTGAACAACGTCGGCGACTTCGCGCCCGCCCACTGGGAAGACCTCGAGTTTGAGACGTGGAATCGTGTCCTCGAGACGAATCTCAACGGCACCTATCTCTGCTCGAAGCGAGCGCTGCAGAACATGCGCCAGCGCGACGAGAACGGCGACGCGAACGGAGACGACTACGCCCGAATCGTCAACATCGGCTACGCCTCGAGCGAGAAGGGCCTCGTCAGCCCGACAAACTTCCCCTACTTCGTCGCGAAAGCGGGCGTCTTGATGTTTACACGGATGCTCGCCGCGGATACGCAGGA contains these protein-coding regions:
- a CDS encoding VOC family protein: MEVHHTAVRVSDLEATKAFYEDGLGLEFSKEFTTGDGVRNYYVTGDDLETEIQFAYDPDSDDEIEPDGIVHLALLVDDVSETLETLTERTDCEVLRGPITVDAVNARAVFVEDPDGYEVEIFAHLEE
- a CDS encoding SDR family NAD(P)-dependent oxidoreductase; the protein is MNGPDLSDRTVLVTGSAGGVGRELLLAMADCGANTAVHYHSSADAAREVADDTLERGANDSMTVQADITDPESVDGLFAAVESELGTVDVLVNNVGDFAPAHWEDLEFETWNRVLETNLNGTYLCSKRALQNMRQRDENGDANGDDYARIVNIGYASSEKGLVSPTNFPYFVAKAGVLMFTRMLAADTQDDGITVNAISPYVVENSDEFPEELPRDRPASFEDLIQPLYFFLDPEARYISGENIEVDGGWLPETV
- a CDS encoding Gfo/Idh/MocA family protein — protein: MSLEVGVLGYRFMGKAHANAMARLPMFFPDAPEIERSVLIGRDEDALSDAADQLGFDRTATDWEDVVDDVDVFYNLGPNFVHAEPSIAALEAGTPVFCEKPLAPTLEAAEEMAEAAQNAGSDVPAGCAFNYRFVPAIQYAKGLLEAGELGEIHHVRGQYLQDWLIDPEAPWSWRNDEEMAGSGSLGDLGAHTIDLIRFLVGDDDLAGDIDRLSGHLQTFVDERPVPGADGGALDSAGGDSTETKPVTVDDAYSAQLEFENGAMGVLEASRFANGHKNDHSIEIHGSKGSLKFSLERLNELEVLREDSRGYETILVTDEDDPYVEHWWPPGHVIGWEHTFVHENYEFLSAVENGDEFNPSFEDGLAVQRVLSAIGDSDERGEWVTLE
- a CDS encoding DUF7560 family zinc ribbon protein codes for the protein MSPYHFRCPECVQQLTLERPERVATLESGCPFCGTPISPADFATA
- a CDS encoding universal stress protein — its product is MYQDVLIPTDGSDGTRRSIEHGLAIADQFGATVHALSIVPEGPLGTLEAEEATPAAHRAVERVQLEAEAAGVDVVTAVEHGVPHEEILDYTDAHDIDMVIMGTQGRTGLDRVLMGSVTERVVRMSDTPVVTVRLTEDLRIEDADEAERLARDALEAEGYDREAPLTEQPHRTSASWIVPVELADERVHVHVDAVSRETRVARPPQ
- a CDS encoding universal stress protein, which gives rise to MTLETVLLAVGPGDADRIDDLAEAVVEVAAPADATVVLAHVFTDDEYDEVIDRLEFDTELDEIDPDEVAARHSTIRDLKASLDEYDVDYETRGAVGEHGSTIVDLAGETDTDRVVVGGRKRSPTGKAVFGSTAQEVLLSSPCPVTFVRSSEE